In the Mytilus trossulus isolate FHL-02 chromosome 1, PNRI_Mtr1.1.1.hap1, whole genome shotgun sequence genome, one interval contains:
- the LOC134727370 gene encoding cyclin-D-binding Myb-like transcription factor 1 isoform X1: METDNQATSEPVVQEICTNGISDAQYNEQHDLTQSVTSIEDVTNNANLQGEAIDNGDEGETIHKTHLLKIEVPDGEADLGQTDVAVEEWKDIENIVDMDPSSTAGFLILSKEAAASLGMDSIENTQNGDEPAAKRFRIEGGDGQSYVLSVAPDDTLTTDETIVEKVETVQATNGSVLLGAGDSGPKQSGSGNRKALESSDISQAWFTTRDEKDALHSKGATWKQGQWTKEEVAVLQQNINSYCAERNIVDPTHIIFEMSKDERKDFYRNIARGLQRPLFSVYRRVTRMYDQKNHIGKYTPDEINKLKDLRGRFGNDWASIGAALGRSASSVKDKFRLMRETCNSGKWLREEERRLASAVYDLAGVKPGENVTTGLSWALVAERVQTRSEKQCRTKWLNYLNWKQKGGTEWTREDDINLVLKIANLDVNDDTEIDWNDLASNWPSVRSPQWLRGKWWSLKRHCTEYQSMEFKDMLEYLKTIHLQNLKVKQTPQAGSGMKFIGLQNDVTTQYIPIQLNSGVDDGGDSIQYEVLHQSDSGMYLIAPANSTPISLSSMAMGTDHIIVHSLPTTNISTSESVSVEMNPQSVILSNETDTGVTSLDSTTISLPIEQDSLSVSNGELQPSTDFESPSIPEVTDMSQSSSTADGDLNDTSTNFVQNNVMCTLSDPMLPSGGGDLIGSSSDAEIDKTHHHDSDLEHSNTA; this comes from the exons ATGGAGACAGATAATCAGGCAACATCAGAACCAGTTGTACAAGAAATATGTACAAACGGAATATCAGATGCACAATATAATGAACAACATGACCTAACACAGTCAGTGACATCAATAGAAGATGTTACAAACAATGCAAATTTACAAGGGGAGGCAATTGATAATGGTGATGAAGGGGAGACAATTCACAAGACTCATCTTTTAAAGATAGAGGTACCAGATGGGGAAGCTGATTTAGGACAAACAGATGTAGCTGTTGAGGAATGGAAGGACATAGAGAACATTGTAGACATGGATCCATCTTCAACAGCTGGGTTCCTTATTCTGTCAAAAGAAGCTGCTG CATCCCTTGGAATGGATTCTATTGAAAATACTCAAAATGGAGATGAGCCTGCAGCCAAAAGATTTCGTATTGAAGGTGGTGATGGCCAGTCTTATGTGTTATCTGTGGCtccag ATGATACATTGACAACTGATGAAACCATTGTAGAAAAAGTGGAAACAGTTCAG GCAACAAATGGATCAGTCTTATTAGGAGCAGGAGATTCAGGCCCAAAACAGTCAGGTTCTGGGAACAGAAAAGCTTTAGAAAGCTCAGATATTTCTCAGGCTTGGTTCACAACTAGAGATGAAAAGGATGCTCTTCATAGCAAAG GCGCAACATGGAAACAAGGACAATGGACAAAGGAAGAAGTTGCTGTATTACAGCAGAATATTAACAGTTATTGTGCA GAACGTAATATAGTTGACCCTACACACATTATATTTGAGATGTCAAAAGATGAAAGAAAAGATTTCTATCGTAACATTGCTAGAGGTTTACAGCGACCATTGTTCTCTGTCTATAGAAGAGTAACCAGGATGTATGATCAGAAAAATCACATTGGCAAATATACACCTGATGAAATTAACAAGCTTAAAGA tCTTCGTGGAAGGTTTGGTAATGATTGGGCATCAATTGGTGCCGCTCTAGGTAGAAGTGCTTCATCTGTAAAGGATAAATTCAGACTGATGAGGGAAACTTGTAATTCAG GTAAATGGTTAAGGGAAGAAGAGAGAAGGTTAGCTTCAGCTGTATATGATCTGGCAGGTGTAAAACCAG GTGAAAATGTTACTACAGGGTTATCCTGGGCATTGGTTGCAGAGAGAGTTCAAACAAGGTCAGAAAAACAGTGTCGAACAAAATGGCTGAATTATCTAAATTGGAAACAGAAAGGAGGTACAGAATGGACTCGTGAGGATGATATAAACTTAGTTCTAAA AATAGCTAATTTGGACGTAAATGATGACACAGAGATTGATTGGAATGATCTAGCCAGTAACTGGCCAAG tGTGAGATCTCCCCAGTGGTTGAGAGGAAAATGGTGGTCATTAAAAAGGCATTGTACAGAATATCAAAGTATGGAATTTAAAG ATATGTTAGAGTATCTTAAGACAATACATTTACAAAACCTGAAAGTAAAACAGACCCCACAGGCAGGCAGTGGTATGAAGTTTATAGGTCTACAGAATGATGTCACCACACAGTATATACCTATACAATTAAATTCAG GAGTAGATGATGGTGGTGATAGTATACAGTATGAAGTTCTCCACCAATCAGATTCAGGGATGTACCTTATCGCACCAGCCAATAGTACCCCTATCTCACTCAGTAGCATGGCCATGGGAACAGATCATATTATTGTTCATTCTCTACCA acaaCTAACATATCAACAAGTGAAAGTGTATCTGTAGAAATGAACCCTCAGTCTGTGATACTTTCAAATGAAACTGATACTGGAGTTACCTCACTTGATTCCACAACCATCTCATTACCAATAGAACAAGACTCTCTTTCAGTTAGTAATGGAG agCTTCAGCCTTCAACAGATTTTGAATCTCCA TCAATTCCAGAAGTAACAGACATGAGTCAGTCTTCATCTACAGCTGATGGGGATTTAAACGACACCTCAACAAACTTTGTACAGAATAATGTCATGTGTACACTCTCAG atCCCATGCTGCCATCAGGTGGGGGTGATCTAATTGGATCTTCATCTGATGCTGAGATTGACAAGACACATCACCATGATTCAGACTTAGAACATTCTAATACTGCCTAG
- the LOC134727370 gene encoding cyclin-D-binding Myb-like transcription factor 1 isoform X2 encodes METDNQATSEPVVQEICTNGISDAQYNEQHDLTQSVTSIEDVTNNANLQGEAIDNGDEGETIHKTHLLKIEVPDGEADLGQTDVAVEEWKDIENIVDMDPSSTAGFLILSKEAAASLGMDSIENTQNGDEPAAKRFRIEGGDGQSYVLSVAPDDTLTTDETIVEKVETVQATNGSVLLGAGDSGPKQSGSGNRKALESSDISQAWFTTRDEKDALHSKGATWKQGQWTKEEVAVLQQNINSYCAERNIVDPTHIIFEMSKDERKDFYRNIARGLQRPLFSVYRRVTRMYDQKNHIGKYTPDEINKLKDLRGRFGNDWASIGAALGRSASSVKDKFRLMRETCNSGKWLREEERRLASAVYDLAGVKPGENVTTGLSWALVAERVQTRSEKQCRTKWLNYLNWKQKGGTEWTREDDINLVLKIANLDVNDDTEIDWNDLASNWPSVRSPQWLRGKWWSLKRHCTEYQSMEFKDMLEYLKTIHLQNLKVKQTPQAGSGMKFIGLQNDVTTQYIPIQLNSGVDDGGDSIQYEVLHQSDSGMYLIAPANSTPISLSSMAMGTDHIIVHSLPTTNISTSESVSVEMNPQSVILSNETDTGVTSLDSTTISLPIEQDSLSVSNGELQPSTDFESPSIPEVTDMSQSSSTADGDLNDTSTNFVQNNVMCTLSDPMLPSGGGDLLSSIV; translated from the exons ATGGAGACAGATAATCAGGCAACATCAGAACCAGTTGTACAAGAAATATGTACAAACGGAATATCAGATGCACAATATAATGAACAACATGACCTAACACAGTCAGTGACATCAATAGAAGATGTTACAAACAATGCAAATTTACAAGGGGAGGCAATTGATAATGGTGATGAAGGGGAGACAATTCACAAGACTCATCTTTTAAAGATAGAGGTACCAGATGGGGAAGCTGATTTAGGACAAACAGATGTAGCTGTTGAGGAATGGAAGGACATAGAGAACATTGTAGACATGGATCCATCTTCAACAGCTGGGTTCCTTATTCTGTCAAAAGAAGCTGCTG CATCCCTTGGAATGGATTCTATTGAAAATACTCAAAATGGAGATGAGCCTGCAGCCAAAAGATTTCGTATTGAAGGTGGTGATGGCCAGTCTTATGTGTTATCTGTGGCtccag ATGATACATTGACAACTGATGAAACCATTGTAGAAAAAGTGGAAACAGTTCAG GCAACAAATGGATCAGTCTTATTAGGAGCAGGAGATTCAGGCCCAAAACAGTCAGGTTCTGGGAACAGAAAAGCTTTAGAAAGCTCAGATATTTCTCAGGCTTGGTTCACAACTAGAGATGAAAAGGATGCTCTTCATAGCAAAG GCGCAACATGGAAACAAGGACAATGGACAAAGGAAGAAGTTGCTGTATTACAGCAGAATATTAACAGTTATTGTGCA GAACGTAATATAGTTGACCCTACACACATTATATTTGAGATGTCAAAAGATGAAAGAAAAGATTTCTATCGTAACATTGCTAGAGGTTTACAGCGACCATTGTTCTCTGTCTATAGAAGAGTAACCAGGATGTATGATCAGAAAAATCACATTGGCAAATATACACCTGATGAAATTAACAAGCTTAAAGA tCTTCGTGGAAGGTTTGGTAATGATTGGGCATCAATTGGTGCCGCTCTAGGTAGAAGTGCTTCATCTGTAAAGGATAAATTCAGACTGATGAGGGAAACTTGTAATTCAG GTAAATGGTTAAGGGAAGAAGAGAGAAGGTTAGCTTCAGCTGTATATGATCTGGCAGGTGTAAAACCAG GTGAAAATGTTACTACAGGGTTATCCTGGGCATTGGTTGCAGAGAGAGTTCAAACAAGGTCAGAAAAACAGTGTCGAACAAAATGGCTGAATTATCTAAATTGGAAACAGAAAGGAGGTACAGAATGGACTCGTGAGGATGATATAAACTTAGTTCTAAA AATAGCTAATTTGGACGTAAATGATGACACAGAGATTGATTGGAATGATCTAGCCAGTAACTGGCCAAG tGTGAGATCTCCCCAGTGGTTGAGAGGAAAATGGTGGTCATTAAAAAGGCATTGTACAGAATATCAAAGTATGGAATTTAAAG ATATGTTAGAGTATCTTAAGACAATACATTTACAAAACCTGAAAGTAAAACAGACCCCACAGGCAGGCAGTGGTATGAAGTTTATAGGTCTACAGAATGATGTCACCACACAGTATATACCTATACAATTAAATTCAG GAGTAGATGATGGTGGTGATAGTATACAGTATGAAGTTCTCCACCAATCAGATTCAGGGATGTACCTTATCGCACCAGCCAATAGTACCCCTATCTCACTCAGTAGCATGGCCATGGGAACAGATCATATTATTGTTCATTCTCTACCA acaaCTAACATATCAACAAGTGAAAGTGTATCTGTAGAAATGAACCCTCAGTCTGTGATACTTTCAAATGAAACTGATACTGGAGTTACCTCACTTGATTCCACAACCATCTCATTACCAATAGAACAAGACTCTCTTTCAGTTAGTAATGGAG agCTTCAGCCTTCAACAGATTTTGAATCTCCA TCAATTCCAGAAGTAACAGACATGAGTCAGTCTTCATCTACAGCTGATGGGGATTTAAACGACACCTCAACAAACTTTGTACAGAATAATGTCATGTGTACACTCTCAG atCCCATGCTGCCATCAGGTGGGGGTGATCTATTATCTAGCATAGTATGA
- the LOC134727421 gene encoding transmembrane protein 243-like: protein MSSAKYDESAERPLFGEPQPRDRMLNLIVGVFTSIAVVVTLISAFIFPPGKINGVNVFFACIIVLICGSHLILIYWYRQGDLEPKFRKMIIYNAITIVFLCLCGNLYIHDLGNNK from the exons ATGAGCTCTGCTAAATATGATGAATCAGCTGAAAGACCGTTGTTTGGAGAGCCACAACCTAGG GATCGTATGCTGAACCTAATTGTTGGTGTTTTCACTTCAATTGCAGTAGTT GTAACCTTAATAAGTGCCTTTATATTCCCTCCAGGAAAAATTAATGGAGTCAATGTATTTTTTGCCTGTATTATTGTGCTTATTTGTGGATCACATTTGATATTG ATATACTGGTATAGACAGGGTGATTTGGAGCCAAAATTcaggaaaatgataatttataacGCAATTACAatagtttttctttgtttatgtgGAAATTTGTACATACATGACTTGGGAAACAATAAATAG